A single window of Salminus brasiliensis chromosome 18, fSalBra1.hap2, whole genome shotgun sequence DNA harbors:
- the LOC140539696 gene encoding uncharacterized protein gives MREPCRVCGVCVLGGQCRWLFSTCGRLRLAVVLSHVLGCEVQRDGRGEFLCGKCVFLLERVVQCDVAIGNLQVAHATQLQRLHNERDGLSTLIAHKYRQHNPQEPSRQQIRKQRDDESRPGQEPDNQPAQHGPPQRSLQAPQRQKPQTRRQRTETARLVEPTQKAGSQRLQGRRLSSGAHLQPTRRGSAAAGQMRRCVSLEPLCSGVAGERSASSPGRSLIPRRGREAGFKAGGMLGAGVQSRSREYSDIVHRRSTLTSRSASLQSLALERPDHTPFTAPPHRQTRPRPGSSSSAALETASLVSDFLRLLRSARVRPLPLTVGSRIPVLTQPIGVCANAQMGGARRAKLERALRELEEEFNDEYLPLGQEG, from the exons ATGCGGGAGCCGTGCCGCGTGTGCggggtgtgtgtgctgggcGGGCAGTGCCGCTGGCTGTTCAGTACGTGCGGGCGCTTGCGGCTGGCCGTGGTCCTGTCCCATGTGCTGGGGTGCGAGGTCCAGCGGGATGGACGAGGCGAGTTCCTGTGCGGAAAGTGCGTGTTCCTGCTGGAACGCGTGGTGCAGTGCGACGTCGCCATCGGCAACCTGCAGGTAGCCCACGCTACACAGCTGCAGCGGCTGCACAACGAGAGGGATGGACTGAGCACGCTCATAGCGCACAAGTACAGACAGCACAACCCCCAGGAACCCTCCAGACAGCAGATCCGCAAGCAGCGAGATGATGAGTCCAGACCCGGCCAGGAACCTGACAACCAGCCTGCACAGCATGGGCCGCCCCAGCGTAGCCTCCAGGCTCCTCAACGGCAGAAACCTCAGACGAGGCGGCAGAGAACCGAGACCGCGCGCCTCGTGGAACCGACCCAAAAGGCTGGGTCGCAAAGGCTGCAGGGCCGAAGGCTCAGCTCCGGAGCCCATCTTCAGCCCACCAGGAGAGGAAGTGCAGCGGCTGGCCAGATGAGGCGCTGTGTCAGTCTCGAACCGCTGTGCAGTGGAGTCGCAGGAGAACGCTCCGCCTCCTCTCCCGGGCGGAGTTTGATACCTAGAAGAGGCAGGGAGGCGGGGTTTAAAGCAGGAGGAATGCTGGGAGCTGGAGTTCAGTCACGTAGCAGAGAGTATTCGGATATCGTCCACAGGAGGAGCACCCTGACTTCCCGCTCGGCTTCCCTCCAGTCTCTCGCGCTGGAGCGCCCTGACCACACCCCGTTCACAGCCCCGCCTCACCGACAGACACGCCCACGGCCAggttcctcctcctctgctgcctTGGAAACGGCATCGCTGGTGTCTGATTTCCTGCGGCTGTTGCGGAGCGCTAGGGTTCGCCCCCTCCCGCTAACCGTCGGCAGCAGGATTCCTGTCCTGACGCAACCAATCGGGGTTTGCGCAAATGCCcaaatgggcggggctagacGAGCAAAGCTGGAGAGAGCTCTgagagagctggaggaggagttTAACGATGAATACTTGCCTCTCGGACAGGAG GGTTGA